One genomic window of Osmia bicornis bicornis chromosome 3, iOsmBic2.1, whole genome shotgun sequence includes the following:
- the LOC123987683 gene encoding uncharacterized protein LOC123987683 yields the protein MDTLIRENKVHARLINNALLNFKKLGKVNHTPAVIRSRINLLKDYWAKFQSTQVQIEVAATEEDTRANPYFSSDVFGDTEAAFLAALDAMTAALPTDSEPASNPCNTSTASCNRESALSAKLPRVELPKFSGDYTEWENFRGLFQSLVGSNDALPEVQKLHYLKLSLIGEASLLLKNVATSAANYEAAWKLLTDRYANERALITAHLKMLFDSPPIGSAVLSDLKSLRDRSRAALTALKNMARPVEYWDDVLVFHFVRKLDKESHREWELRMGEEELFPSLADWEAFLNVRIRTLESLASSHGEGNSAYKNKSAPIKNVKAHLNASETKCVACGADHALFKCDVFRGQSVEQRLSLAREHHRCFNCLQKGHLPAACPSKRACSICKGRHHSLLHSERKGSKTSFV from the coding sequence ATGGATACATTAATCCGCGAAAATAAAGTGCATGCACGCCTGATCAACAATGCACTGCTCAACTTTAAAAAATTGGGGAAGGTGAATCACACTCCTGCAGTGATTCGCAGTCGGATCAACCTGCTTAAGGATTACTGGGCCAAATTCCAATCAACGCAAGTCCAGATCGAGGTTGCAGCAACGGAGGAGGACACCAGGGCGAATCCCTACTTCTCCAGCGACGTCTTCGGGGATACGGAAGCAGCTTTCCTTGCCGCCCTCGACGCTATGACGGCAGCCTTACCGACGGACTCCGAACCTGCAAGTAACCCATGTAATACGAGTACCGCTTCTTGTAATCGCGAATCTGCACTGTCGGCCAAGCTTCCTCGCGTCGAATTACCTAAATTCTCCGGGGACTATACGGAATGGGAAAATTTTCGAGGCCTCTTTCAGTCTTTAGTTGGCTCTAACGACGCGTTACCGGAGGTGCAAAAGTTGCACTATCTTAAATTAAGCTTAATTGGTGAAGCGTCTCTTCTATTAAAAAACGTTGCCACTTCCGCGGCGAATTACGAGGCAGCGTGGAAACTATTGACCGACAGGTACGCTAACGAACGCGCGCTCATAACCGCTCACCTGAAAATGTTGTTCGACTCACCCCCGATCGGATCCGCAGTTCTAAGCGATTTAAAAAGTTTACGCGATAGATCTCGCGCCGCATTAACGGCCTTAAAAAACATGGCTCGCCCGGTCGAATACTGGGACGATGTTCTTGTTTTTCACTTTGTCCGCAAGTTGGACAAGGAGTCCCATCGGGAGTGGGAGTTACGCATGGGTGAAGAGGAATTGTTCCCATCCCTCGCGGATTGGGAGGCGTTCCTCAATGTGCGAATTCGAACTCTGGAATCGTTGGCGTCATCCCACGGAGAAGGAAACAGCgcctataaaaataaatcagcGCCTATTAAAAACGTGAAAGCGCATTTAAACGCGTCGGAAACGAAATGCGTCGCGTGCGGCGCCGATCACGCTTTGTTTAAATGTGACGTGTTCCGTGGGCAATCCGTCGAACAACGATTATCACTCGCGCGCGAACATCATCGATGTTTTAATTGTTTACAAAAAGGACATCTCCCGGCAGCCTGTCCTAGCAAACGCGCTTGTTCGATATGTAAAGGTAGACATCATTCTCTTTTGCATTCTGAGCGAAAGGGTTCGAAGACGTCGttcgtgtaa